TGTTAATAAGACGAAAGAAATTCTATAAGTATATTGATAACTAAACTGAAGTATTACATTCCTTAAGCTTATCTTGAAGTTGATCAAGAGATTCATCAGAAATTTTTGAATTCATTGGGCAATGTTTCGGTCCACACATAGAGCAAAACTCGGCCTTTTTAAATATTTCTTCTGGTAATGTCTCATCATGGTATTGCTTTGCTCTTTCTGGATCTAATGAAAGTTCGAATTGTTTATTCCAATCAAAATTATATCTTGCATGACTAAGTTCATCATCTCTATCACGAGCTCCAGCTCGATGTCTCGCAATGTCAGCAGCATGAGCAGCTATTTTATAAGCGATTAATCCTTCTCTTACATCTTCTGCATTTGGGAGGCCAAGATGTTCTTTGGGGGTTACATAACACAACATAGATGTCCCGTACCAACCTGCCATCGCTGCTCCAATAGCACTTGATATATGATCGTAACCAGGAGATATATCCGTTACTAATGGGCCAAGCACATAGAAGGGTGCTTCTGAACACTCCTCCATTTGCTTTCTCACATTAAATTCAATTTGGTCCATAGGTACATGACCAGGACCCTCAACCATTACTTGAACATTATGCTCCCATGCTCTTCGAGTAAGCTCGCCTAGGGTCTTCAATTCAGCTAGCTGAGCATCATCAGAAGCATCATGTAAACAACCAGGTCTAAGTGAATCTCCTAAAGAAAAAGTACAATCATATTTTTTAAAGATCTCACAAATATCATCAAACCTTGTATACAGTGGATTTTGCTTAAAATGATGTAACATCCATTGAGCTAAGATGCCTCCCCCTCTACTTACAATCCCAGTAATTCTTCCTTTAACTTTTGGTAGATGTTCTATTAATAATCCTGCATGAATAGTTTGATAATCGACACCCTGCTTGCAATGTTTGTCAATAATATGAAGAAAATCATCTTCAGTTAATCTATCTATTGAACCATGTACACTTTCTAAAGCTTGGTATACAGGGACTGTACCTATCGGAACAGGAGATTCATTAATAATAGCTTTCCTCACTTCATCTAAATTTACTCCTCCAGTAGAAAGATCCATAACAGTATCAGCACCGTATTTAACAGCTAGCTTGAGCTTCTCGACTTCTTCGTTAATATCACTTGCATTAGGGGAAGCACCAATATTTGCATTAACTTTGCATCTAGAGGCAATACCTATTGACATTGGTTCAAGATTCAAATGATTAATATTAGCTGGAATGATTAATCTTCCTCTTGCCACTTCCTCCATTATTAAAGAAGCCGGAAGATTTTCTTTTTTTGCGACAAAATCCATTTCTTCAGTGATATGTCCGTTCCTGGCAAAATTCATCTGTGTAACATTTTCCCCTCCAATGCGAGGCTTGATCCATGAACTTCTCATAAATTTATAAAATTTTTAAAAGTGTTCTAACTAAAGTTCGATCAAATTTCCACTTCCCTGTATCAGGATTAATGATTCAGGTTCAAAGGGTATGATCTCAGCTAAGTTAAATTTCTTAGCACCCCTAGTATTTATTTATTCATAGCTCTTTTCTAAAAAATAGTCATCACATATTACGTAAAAATAAATAAAAATTTTATTTAACTTTTTGATAAGTCTTTATTTTTTTTAAAATATTCTTCCTATCTAACTTTCTTCTTATACCTTTCTCAAAAATTATTGAGATCCCCATTAAACCAATAGGCAAATAAAAAATTTTCTTTGAATTTTCCCTGAATATTAGGCCAATAACGGATATAAGGATCATTACAGGAGCAACAAAAGATAGTATCAATCCTTTACTAATTTTCATTTATCTTATGTATTAATTATTTCATTATTTAATTTTACTATGGACTCTGTTATTACTTTAATTCCAATAGCAATAGCTCTTTCATCTGGATCAAATTTGGAACTGTGCAGAGGGGCACATCCATTTGAACTAGAAACGCCTAGTCTAAACATAGCTCCAGGAACCTCATTCAAAAACTCAGCGAAATCTTCAGCGCCTAAAGATGGTTTTTGTAATTCGATAACGTTTTTTTGACCCAAAACCTTAATTCCCGCATCTCTGAGGACTCTATTAATTTCAGAATTATTATTTACTGGTGGAGTAATTTCTCTAAAAATTATTTTTGCATCAGCTCCACAACTATTAGCTAAAGAACATATATTTTCATTGAGCCAATTACCAATATTCTTAAATAATTTAAGATTTGTGCATCTAACTGTTCCAATTAAATTAACTTTTTCTGCAAGAACATTGAAAGCATTTCCACCATTAATTTTGCCAAAAGTTATTACAACAGGATCTAAAGGATCTAACTTCCTTGTTATTAATTCTTGAATTCCAGAGATAACTTTAGAGGCCACCCAAATAGCATCAACCCCTTCATGAGGTCGAGCACCATGGCCTGATTTTCCTTTAATCTCTACTTTAAGTTCGCCAGCTGCCGCGGTTAAGCTTCCCTCTTTAATCCCAATGGTACCTACAGATAAATCAGGATAGACATGGACTCCCAAAATATAATTTAAACCATTAGTTGCACCATCATTTATCATCCATCTGGCTCCACTAGCAATTTCTTCAGCAGGCTGAAAAATGATCCTAATTCCACAATTAAGTTTTAAATCCTTCAAAATTTTTGCTACCCCCAAACCAATAGATATATGTAAATCATGACCACAAGCATGCATAACACCATCCACTTTTGAAGAAAAACTTAATTTAGTTTCCTCGAATATCGGTAAAGCATCCATATCTACTCTTAAGCCTATAATGCCCTTCTCTGGGGGGCCAAAATCTGCTATAACACCAGTTCTACCTATAGATTCAGTAACATTCCAACCAATATTTTTTAAATAACCACTTATCAAAATCGCGGTTTGATTTTCAAGTCCACTTAATTCCGGGTGTGCATGTATGTGTCTTCTTAAATTAATTAATTCACTATTAAACGAATCAATTTTTTTAAAAAACTGATCTCTATTCATCTACTTTCTTTAAATTGATAAAATTCATTAAATCTTTAGTTGGCTTTGGAGGCCATCTTCTTACTTTTATTAACCATTCTTCATCACTATACCTAGGATCTATTTCAGATACTGCTATCCAATAACTCTCTGCTTGACCATACTCGCCCTTTGACCAATTCAAAGCTGTTAAAGCTGCCCTAGAATCTGCAAAAGTTGGATAACGTCTAATTAATTTTTTTAATTCTTTTTCAGATTCATCAATATTTCCCAACTGGTAATTTGCTAGAGCCAAACTCGATCTTGCCATAGCAAATCCAGGATTATACAAAGCAGCTTTTGAAAATAAATCTCTAGCTAGTTCCCATTGAGAAGTAGAGCCTTCAACATTAGCCAAATTATATAGTGCAGAGAAATTTTTACTATCTTGCGAAATAACAAACAAATAATCTTTCTTAGCTTGCGACCATAGACCTAATGCTTCCTCTGCTATACCTCTATTAATGTAAGGATCTATTTCACTAGGATTTAAACTTATTGCCTTATTCTGGTCATCTATTGATCCCTCTAAATCTCCTATAACAAGTCTTACATTTCCTCTATTACTCAAACCTGCCGCATCATCAGGATAAGATTCTAGATATTGATTCCATTCTTGCAACGCGAGATTAAATTTTCCGCCTGAACTTAAATCTAATGCATTCTTAAACAAATCCTTCCTCAAAGATATTGAATAGCATGGAGCAATATAAAAAATATTGACAAAAACTAAAAACAATACAAAACAAACTTTCAATTTTCTAAAAGTTATCATTTTTTGAATCAATGTAATTTTTCCCTAAAGCAGTAAGCAATCTTCCTCTAGGAGTTCTCGTAAGGAAACCAATTTGAATTAAATATGGTTCAACTACAAATTCTAACATTGAGGAATCATCACCCAATCCGGCTGCAATTGTATCGAGACCAGTTGGAATACTATTGTTTTGATTTAAAAAAGATAAATATTTTCTATCGAGAGAATCCAATCCTTTTTCATCTATTTGATAAGAATTTAAAACTTTTTTTATTAAATTCACTGAGATAAAATTCGTTTTTTTTACAACTTGAGCATAATCTCTAACTCTTCTTAAAAATCTCAAAGCAATTCTTGGAGTCCCTCGAGATATTTTTGCTAAATTAATAGATGCTGCATCATCTATATTCAGGTTTATTAATCGGGAGTAATTAACAATTATTTTTTTTAATTCATCATATGTATAAAATTCAAGTTTCTGAGATAATCCAAATCTATCTCTTAACGGGGCACTAATTGAGGCTAATTTAGTTGTCGCACCAATCAGAGTAAACTTGGGAAGATTAATAGTTCTGCAACGTGCTCCTCTATTAGCTCCCATAGTTAAATCTAGTCTAAAATCCTCCATTGCAGAATATAACAACTCTTCAGTTAACCTATTCAAGCGATGTATCTCATCGATAAATAAAACTTCACCCTCTTTTAAACCAAGAAGTAGCCCTACTATGTCTCTAGGTCTTTCAAATGCTGGAGCAGTAGCTATCTTGCATTTTGTATTCATTTCATGAGCTATCAACAATGCTAGGGTAGTCTTACCTAAACCAGGCGGTCCATACAAGAGAATATGCTCCAAAGGTTCTTTTCTATAGATTGAAGCATCTATAGCTATTCTTAAAG
The genomic region above belongs to Prochlorococcus marinus XMU1405 and contains:
- the ruvB gene encoding Holliday junction branch migration DNA helicase RuvB encodes the protein MAIISSNVGDNDFAPGKTELRLVDSKIIPEEKIKNNINLARPVNLKEFIGQDHLKSSLRIAIDASIYRKEPLEHILLYGPPGLGKTTLALLIAHEMNTKCKIATAPAFERPRDIVGLLLGLKEGEVLFIDEIHRLNRLTEELLYSAMEDFRLDLTMGANRGARCRTINLPKFTLIGATTKLASISAPLRDRFGLSQKLEFYTYDELKKIIVNYSRLINLNIDDAASINLAKISRGTPRIALRFLRRVRDYAQVVKKTNFISVNLIKKVLNSYQIDEKGLDSLDRKYLSFLNQNNSIPTGLDTIAAGLGDDSSMLEFVVEPYLIQIGFLTRTPRGRLLTALGKNYIDSKNDNF
- the thiC gene encoding phosphomethylpyrimidine synthase ThiC; this translates as MRSSWIKPRIGGENVTQMNFARNGHITEEMDFVAKKENLPASLIMEEVARGRLIIPANINHLNLEPMSIGIASRCKVNANIGASPNASDINEEVEKLKLAVKYGADTVMDLSTGGVNLDEVRKAIINESPVPIGTVPVYQALESVHGSIDRLTEDDFLHIIDKHCKQGVDYQTIHAGLLIEHLPKVKGRITGIVSRGGGILAQWMLHHFKQNPLYTRFDDICEIFKKYDCTFSLGDSLRPGCLHDASDDAQLAELKTLGELTRRAWEHNVQVMVEGPGHVPMDQIEFNVRKQMEECSEAPFYVLGPLVTDISPGYDHISSAIGAAMAGWYGTSMLCYVTPKEHLGLPNAEDVREGLIAYKIAAHAADIARHRAGARDRDDELSHARYNFDWNKQFELSLDPERAKQYHDETLPEEIFKKAEFCSMCGPKHCPMNSKISDESLDQLQDKLKECNTSV
- a CDS encoding DUF3188 domain-containing protein, whose product is MKISKGLILSFVAPVMILISVIGLIFRENSKKIFYLPIGLMGISIIFEKGIRRKLDRKNILKKIKTYQKVK
- a CDS encoding amidohydrolase, encoding MNRDQFFKKIDSFNSELINLRRHIHAHPELSGLENQTAILISGYLKNIGWNVTESIGRTGVIADFGPPEKGIIGLRVDMDALPIFEETKLSFSSKVDGVMHACGHDLHISIGLGVAKILKDLKLNCGIRIIFQPAEEIASGARWMINDGATNGLNYILGVHVYPDLSVGTIGIKEGSLTAAAGELKVEIKGKSGHGARPHEGVDAIWVASKVISGIQELITRKLDPLDPVVITFGKINGGNAFNVLAEKVNLIGTVRCTNLKLFKNIGNWLNENICSLANSCGADAKIIFREITPPVNNNSEINRVLRDAGIKVLGQKNVIELQKPSLGAEDFAEFLNEVPGAMFRLGVSSSNGCAPLHSSKFDPDERAIAIGIKVITESIVKLNNEIINT
- a CDS encoding tetratricopeptide repeat protein translates to MITFRKLKVCFVLFLVFVNIFYIAPCYSISLRKDLFKNALDLSSGGKFNLALQEWNQYLESYPDDAAGLSNRGNVRLVIGDLEGSIDDQNKAISLNPSEIDPYINRGIAEEALGLWSQAKKDYLFVISQDSKNFSALYNLANVEGSTSQWELARDLFSKAALYNPGFAMARSSLALANYQLGNIDESEKELKKLIRRYPTFADSRAALTALNWSKGEYGQAESYWIAVSEIDPRYSDEEWLIKVRRWPPKPTKDLMNFINLKKVDE